In a genomic window of Streptomyces sp. NBC_01231:
- a CDS encoding FUSC family protein — MKAAGQSVRARLRDGVAASDPGLLRLAAGLRTVGAIALTITVLGLLGSDVTHLVAGAMAAMVATFAIREKQRGQQAVTLALGLPVALASVTLGAVLSSRVVGGDAFFVILIFCAVYGRRFGDRGTALGLIGFQTYFLSLFVGVAVSGLPELYGVLGIAFASSALVRFVLVPETPAGILERLREAFRARLAQLVSAQVDLLDAGPDELEKALEDVRDGTARLHETAMMIQGRLEEGTADKATARLLQRRIADAEIAAERLGLLLLTARSAERADTLTMHLPGAPVPAGTPLPARDEATATLRRDLDALRMLVLRPVSENGTALSHVRNRLIGYRDEDNLPAAPTVVQDVFRGVGEAARAVLGLRIALGGAQDESDDTPATARSREELDAEDAAIDAGEDEDREDDEATGLRRPTTRAAVQVAVGSSLAIVGGEFLSSQRWYWAVLTCWIVFINTASTGEILVKGYRRLVGTVLGVVAGIVLAGLVGQHTWTAFALVLVFVFAMFYTAPLSYTLMSFFVTAALGLLYTLLHTYTFSVLVLRVEETALGAACGIVAAAFVLPVHTHRRTNDLLVTVLDRLGDVTETAVDQLSGGPPVDLLDQARDLDQALADLRAATQPLTHPVTPLRARRDTARYVVALLESCAYHARSLAATAELLPTHPSIAADPRLRRAGRRIAHNIGAIAARLADEHAAVEIETGPSIASLLEPDVPGSPRYGRITDRVLRHLQRLDETVAGLARPLGVPVAEPRR; from the coding sequence GTGAAGGCAGCGGGACAGTCGGTCCGGGCACGACTACGGGACGGCGTCGCGGCGTCCGATCCCGGACTGCTGCGACTGGCCGCGGGCCTCAGAACGGTGGGCGCCATCGCCCTCACGATCACGGTGCTCGGCCTGCTCGGCTCCGACGTCACGCATCTGGTGGCGGGGGCCATGGCGGCCATGGTCGCGACCTTCGCCATCCGGGAGAAGCAGCGCGGGCAACAGGCCGTGACCCTCGCGCTCGGACTGCCCGTCGCGCTGGCGTCCGTGACACTGGGGGCGGTTCTCAGCTCCCGGGTGGTGGGCGGAGACGCCTTCTTCGTCATCCTCATCTTCTGCGCGGTCTACGGCCGCCGGTTCGGCGACCGCGGCACGGCGCTCGGCCTGATCGGCTTCCAGACCTACTTCCTGTCCCTGTTCGTCGGCGTCGCCGTCTCCGGCCTTCCGGAGCTGTACGGCGTCCTCGGCATCGCCTTCGCGAGCAGCGCGCTGGTGCGTTTCGTGCTCGTGCCCGAGACGCCCGCGGGCATCCTGGAGCGGCTGCGCGAGGCGTTCCGGGCCCGGCTGGCCCAGCTGGTGTCGGCGCAGGTCGACCTGCTCGACGCCGGTCCGGACGAGCTGGAGAAGGCCCTGGAGGATGTGCGCGACGGCACCGCCCGGCTGCATGAGACGGCGATGATGATCCAGGGCCGGCTGGAGGAGGGCACCGCCGACAAGGCCACGGCCCGGCTGCTGCAACGCCGGATCGCGGACGCCGAGATCGCCGCCGAGCGGCTGGGCCTGCTGTTGCTGACCGCGCGCAGCGCCGAGCGGGCCGACACGTTGACCATGCACCTGCCGGGCGCCCCCGTCCCGGCGGGCACTCCCCTGCCGGCGCGCGACGAGGCGACCGCCACCCTGCGCCGGGATCTCGACGCACTGCGGATGCTGGTGCTGCGGCCGGTGTCCGAGAACGGGACCGCGCTGTCCCATGTGCGCAACCGGCTGATCGGCTACCGCGACGAGGACAATCTGCCGGCCGCCCCGACGGTCGTCCAGGACGTGTTCCGGGGCGTCGGCGAGGCCGCCCGCGCGGTGCTGGGGCTGCGGATCGCGCTGGGTGGGGCGCAGGACGAGTCGGACGACACACCGGCGACGGCCCGCTCGCGGGAGGAGCTGGACGCCGAGGACGCGGCGATCGACGCCGGCGAGGACGAGGACCGCGAGGACGACGAGGCCACCGGGCTGCGCCGGCCCACCACCCGGGCGGCCGTCCAGGTCGCCGTGGGGTCCTCGCTCGCCATCGTCGGCGGCGAGTTCCTCTCCAGCCAGCGCTGGTACTGGGCGGTGCTGACCTGCTGGATCGTCTTCATCAACACCGCGTCCACGGGCGAGATCCTGGTCAAGGGCTACCGCCGGCTGGTGGGCACCGTGCTGGGCGTGGTGGCGGGCATCGTGCTGGCGGGCCTGGTCGGCCAGCACACCTGGACGGCGTTCGCGCTGGTGCTGGTGTTCGTCTTCGCGATGTTCTACACGGCGCCCCTGTCGTACACGTTGATGTCCTTCTTCGTCACCGCGGCACTGGGGCTGCTGTACACCCTGCTGCACACCTACACCTTCTCGGTGCTCGTGCTGCGTGTGGAGGAGACGGCGCTCGGCGCGGCCTGCGGGATCGTGGCGGCGGCGTTCGTGCTGCCGGTGCACACCCACCGCCGTACGAACGACCTGCTGGTCACCGTCCTGGACCGGCTCGGGGACGTCACCGAGACGGCGGTGGACCAGCTCAGCGGCGGACCTCCGGTCGATCTGCTCGACCAGGCCCGCGACCTGGACCAGGCGCTGGCGGATCTACGGGCGGCCACCCAGCCGCTCACCCACCCGGTCACGCCGCTGCGGGCCCGGCGCGACACCGCCCGGTATGTCGTCGCGCTCCTGGAGAGCTGCGCGTATCACGCGCGTTCGCTGGCGGCGACGGCCGAGCTGCTGCCCACGCATCCGTCGATAGCGGCCGACCCGAGGCTGCGCCGGGCCGGGCGGCGCATCGCGCACAACATCGGGGCGATCGCCGCGCGTCTGGCCGACGAGCACGCGGCGGTCGAGATCGAGACCGGGCCGAGCATCGCCTCGCTGCTGGAGCCGGACGTGCCGGGCAGCCCGAGGTACGGCCGGATCACCGACCGGGTGCTGCGGCATCTGCAGCGTCTGGACGAGACCGTGGCCGGTCTGGCCCGGCCGCTGGGCGTTCCGGTGGCCGAGCCGCGGCGGTGA
- a CDS encoding DUF1206 domain-containing protein: MNTSATVRSGRMGARRMAKGSAVESGARAGLTARGVIYLLVGVLALQIAFGDGGKQADRGGALAEISEKPLGAVLLWALGIGLIGMALWRLSEVVFGSLGPDGRKAGKRLMAAARCVFYSFVAYSVLSFAAGSGGSGSSDKQSKDITARALEAPAGQWLVGAAGVGIVAAGVWIAARAILRKYHDKMKLGQMSSRTRRLVDVTGVGGGAARGVVFAAAGGFAVRAAVDYEPDKAKGLDDTLRSFAETPLGPWLLVCVAAGLVLFGLFSFAMARWRRV; this comes from the coding sequence ATGAACACGAGTGCCACGGTGCGCAGTGGTCGGATGGGCGCCCGCAGGATGGCGAAGGGATCGGCGGTGGAGAGCGGCGCGCGGGCGGGACTGACCGCGCGGGGCGTCATCTACCTCCTCGTCGGCGTCCTCGCGCTCCAGATCGCCTTCGGCGACGGCGGGAAGCAGGCGGACCGCGGCGGCGCCCTCGCCGAGATCTCCGAGAAACCCTTGGGGGCCGTCCTGCTGTGGGCCCTCGGCATCGGCCTGATCGGCATGGCCCTGTGGCGACTGTCCGAAGTCGTCTTCGGATCGCTCGGACCGGACGGCCGCAAGGCCGGGAAACGCCTGATGGCAGCCGCGCGCTGTGTCTTCTACTCGTTCGTCGCCTACTCGGTGCTGTCCTTCGCCGCGGGCTCGGGCGGCAGCGGATCCAGCGACAAGCAGTCCAAGGACATCACCGCCCGGGCACTCGAGGCCCCCGCCGGGCAGTGGCTGGTGGGCGCGGCCGGCGTCGGCATCGTCGCCGCCGGTGTGTGGATCGCGGCCCGGGCGATACTGCGCAAGTACCACGACAAGATGAAGCTCGGGCAGATGTCCTCGCGCACCCGCCGACTGGTGGACGTGACGGGCGTGGGCGGCGGCGCGGCCCGCGGTGTGGTGTTCGCCGCCGCAGGCGGCTTCGCCGTACGCGCCGCGGTCGACTACGAACCCGACAAGGCGAAGGGGCTGGACGACACCCTCCGCTCGTTCGCCGAGACCCCGCTCGGACCGTGGCTGCTGGTCTGCGTCGCCGCCGGGCTCGTGCTGTTCGGACTGTTCTCGTTCGCGATGGCTCGCTGGCGCAGGGTCTGA
- a CDS encoding NAD(P)/FAD-dependent oxidoreductase: MNTVTRPRILVVGAGFAGVECVRRLERKLSPDEADVTLVTPFAYQLYLPLLPQVASGVLTPQSIAVSLRRSKKYRTRIIPGGAIGVDLKSKVCVIRTITDQIVDEPYDYIVLAPGSITRTFDIPGLTDNAFGMKTLAEAAYVRDHVISQLDLADASQDPAERASRLQFVVVGGGYAGTETAACLQRLTHAAVKRYPRLDPGLIKWHLIDIAPKLMPELGDKLGSSAQEILRKRGIEISLGVSIAKAGPEEVTFTDGRVIPTRTLIWTAGVVASPLIATLGAETVRGRLAVTADMNLAGHDGVFALGDAAAVPDEAKGEEGAVCPPTAQHAMRQGRHVADNVMAALRNQPLSPYVHKDLGLVVDLGGKDAVSKPLGIELRGLPAQAVARGYHWQALRTGVAKTRVMTNWVLNAIAGDDFVRTGFQARKPAKLKDFEYTDSYLKPEQVQAHVEGSVRLEQ; this comes from the coding sequence ATGAACACCGTGACACGACCCAGGATCCTGGTGGTTGGAGCAGGTTTCGCCGGTGTGGAGTGCGTGCGCCGTCTGGAACGGAAACTCTCCCCCGACGAGGCCGACGTCACGCTGGTGACGCCGTTCGCCTACCAGTTGTACCTTCCTCTGCTGCCCCAGGTCGCCTCCGGCGTGCTGACGCCGCAGTCGATCGCCGTCTCGCTGCGCCGCAGCAAGAAGTACCGCACCCGGATCATTCCGGGCGGCGCGATCGGCGTGGACCTCAAGTCGAAGGTCTGCGTCATTCGCACCATCACCGACCAGATCGTCGACGAGCCGTACGACTACATCGTGCTGGCCCCCGGCAGCATCACCCGCACCTTCGACATCCCCGGCCTCACCGATAACGCCTTCGGCATGAAGACCCTCGCCGAGGCCGCCTACGTCCGCGACCACGTCATCTCGCAGCTCGATTTGGCCGACGCCAGCCAGGACCCGGCGGAGCGGGCCTCCCGGTTGCAGTTCGTGGTGGTCGGCGGCGGCTACGCGGGCACCGAGACCGCGGCCTGCCTGCAGCGTCTGACGCACGCCGCCGTCAAGCGCTACCCCCGGCTGGACCCGGGGCTGATCAAGTGGCATCTGATCGACATCGCCCCGAAGCTGATGCCGGAACTGGGCGACAAGCTCGGCAGCAGCGCGCAGGAGATCCTGCGCAAGCGGGGCATCGAGATCTCGCTCGGTGTGTCCATCGCCAAGGCGGGTCCGGAGGAGGTCACCTTCACCGACGGGCGGGTGATCCCCACCCGCACCCTCATCTGGACCGCCGGTGTCGTCGCCAGTCCCCTCATCGCCACGCTCGGCGCGGAGACGGTGCGCGGGCGGCTCGCGGTCACCGCCGACATGAACCTGGCGGGTCACGACGGGGTGTTCGCGCTCGGCGACGCAGCCGCGGTGCCCGACGAGGCCAAGGGCGAGGAGGGCGCGGTGTGCCCGCCCACCGCACAGCACGCGATGCGGCAGGGCAGGCACGTCGCCGACAACGTCATGGCGGCTCTGCGCAACCAGCCGTTGAGCCCGTACGTCCACAAGGACCTCGGTCTGGTGGTCGACCTCGGCGGCAAGGACGCCGTGTCCAAGCCGCTCGGCATCGAACTGCGCGGACTGCCCGCGCAGGCCGTGGCGCGCGGCTACCACTGGCAGGCACTGCGCACCGGTGTCGCCAAGACGCGCGTGATGACGAACTGGGTGCTCAACGCGATCGCCGGCGACGATTTCGTCCGCACCGGCTTCCAGGCCCGCAAGCCCGCCAAGCTGAAGGACTTCGAGTACACCGACTCGTATCTGAAGCCGGAACAGGTGCAGGCCCATGTCGAGGGCTCGGTACGGCTGGAGCAGTGA